A single Cannabis sativa cultivar Pink pepper isolate KNU-18-1 chromosome 7, ASM2916894v1, whole genome shotgun sequence DNA region contains:
- the LOC133039666 gene encoding uncharacterized protein LOC133039666, giving the protein MQLNPLKCVFGVGFGKFLGFMVNQRGIEANPTKFRALVEMPSPTKPKEVQSITGLKLALEMKIEYLQALSDSQIVVCQVNGEYLARGGRLVKYLAIVCELMQKFKKVIVSRILRARNSHADALARLASTREAELLDVISIDVLAHPTINQEVIMEIDTTQEVTWMTPIVAYLEKGILPDDKVEAKKLRQRAARYVMYDKRLYRRSFSQPLLKCIDGEDCDYILREVHRGICGNHTGGNSLAL; this is encoded by the exons ATGCAGCTAAACCCTCtaaaatgcgtctttggagttGGCTTCGGGAAATTCCTTGGATTCATGGTTAACcaacgaggaatagaagccaaccCCACAAAGTTCAGGGCGTTggtggaaatgccatcaccaacTAAGCCGAAAGAGGTCCAAAGcatcacag gattgaagCTCGCTCTCGAGATGAAAATCGAGTATCTACAAGCTCTTAGCGATTCCCAAATCGTGGTGTGCCAAGTAAATGGAGAATATCTGGCCAGAGGCGGGAGATTGGTTAAGTACTTAGCCATTGTATGTGAGCTCATGCAGAAATTCAAGAAAGTAATCGTGTCTCGAATACTGCGTGCTCGAAATTCACACGCAGACGCactggcccgtttggcctcaactagagaagcgGAATTGCTCGATGTAATTTCGATAGacgtattggctcacccaactaTAAATCAAGAGGTGATCATGGAAATAGATACCACTCAAGAAGTCACCTGGATGACTCCAATAGTCGCATACCTGGAAAAGGGCATTTTACCTGATGATAAGGTAGAAGCAAAAAAGCTGCGACAGCGAGCCGCCCGATATGTCATGTACGATAAAAGGTtatatcgcagaagttttagtcaaccgctACTCAAATGCATCGACGGTGAAGATTGCGACTACATACTACGAGAGGTACACAGgggaatttgtggcaatcatacagGGGGTAACTCCCTTGCATTATAA